In the Helicoverpa zea isolate HzStark_Cry1AcR chromosome 27, ilHelZeax1.1, whole genome shotgun sequence genome, one interval contains:
- the LOC124643518 gene encoding guanine nucleotide-binding protein G(f) subunit alpha-like, with product MHWIPCIGARDEVEEHSKQIDREIKQWIKSYNQAIKLLLLGTGESGKTTIIKQMKILHVQGFSASERAEKAIHIRHNIHESIHDIVNSMAELGIELQKPKNSASKEYILKLGDDGPKEYNEEYFDHVRALWQDKGVRECFKRSNEYQLIDSAEYFLDRIDLIENPNYIPSDADILRCRRKTTGIQKIEFKVKVPKSMHGGTQEFWMFDVGGQRGERKKWIQVFEGIHAIWFLVACSDFDQTLREDGSQNRLQEALDLFQDVWQSRFLLEAGLILFLNKQDILEHKISQGRSIAPYFPEYERFNAQGDEYTRTKMFIRSLFVELITKKRERHRLDASAERFVVAEARRARECYFHFTTATDTDNVRTVFRDVHQIILTHLLNNLGVY from the exons ATGCACTGGATACCATGCATCGGAGCCAGGGACGAGGTGGAAGAGCATTCTAAACAGATTGACAGAGAAATCAAACAATGGATCAAGTCTTATAATCAG GCAATTAAGCTATTACTACTGGGAACAGGAGAAAGTGGGAAGACgactattataaaacaaatgaaaattctACACGTGCAAGGATTCTCTGCCAg TGAACGAGCAGAAAAAGCGATTCACATTCGTCACAACATCCACGAATCTATACATGACATTGTGAACAGCATGGCGGAGCTTGGCATAGAGCTGCAGAAACCAAAGAATAGTGCATCCAAAGAGTATATACTCAAACTTGGCGATGATGGACCTAAGGAGTATAATGAA GAATATTTCGACCACGTAAGAGCGTTATGGCAAGATAAGGGAGTCCGGGAATGCTTTAAAAGATCCAACGAATACCAACTCATAGACAGTGCTGAATA TTTTCTAGATAGAATAGATCTCATTGAAAATCCGAATTACATACCATCAGATGCCGACATTTTGAGATGTCGACGGAAAACTACTGGAATAcagaaaattgaatttaaagttaag GTCCCAAAATCAATGCACGGAGGTACACAAGAATTTTGGATGTTTGACGTTGGAGGACAGAGAggagaaagaaaaaaatggaTACAG GTATTCGAAGGTATCCACGCGATCTGGTTCCTGGTGGCGTGCAGTGACTTCGATCAGACCCTCAGGGAAGATGGCTCGCAGAACCGACTCCAAGAAGCTTTGGATCTGTTTCAAGATGTTTGGCAGAGTAG ATTCCTCCTAGAAGCCGGTCTAATCCTGTTCCTAAACAAGCAAGATATACTAGAACACAAGATATCTCAGGGCCGAAGCATCGCGCCCTACTTCCCCGAGTACGAGCGGTTTAACGCGCAAGGGGACGAGTATACGCGAACCAAGATGTTTATTAGGAGTCTGTTTGtg GAACTTATAACAAAGAAACGCGAACGCCACCGCTTAGACGCCTCAGCTGAACGGTTCGTGGTCGCCGAAGCCCGTCGCGCTAGGGAATGCTACTTCCACTTCACGACGGCCACCGACACTGATAATGTCAGGACTGTCTTCAGAGATGTTCACCAGATCATACTGACACATTTGCTGAATAATTTGGGAGTTTATTGA
- the LOC124643295 gene encoding carbonyl reductase [NADPH] 1-like produces MATKVAVVTGANKGIGFAIVRGLCKKFEGVVYLTSRDIERGKKAVADLEKEGLNPKYHQLDITDKKSIEAFRDYIKEKYDGINILVNNAAIAFKSTATESVAVQAEQTLFVNYFSLVSACETLFPILKNGARVVNVSSSCGQLGLIPSKELRDKLKDEKLTIPELSKLMQQYVDAAKAGTQATEWGTSSYVVSKVGVSALSIIQQRMLDSRDIKVNAVHPGYVDTDMSSHKGPLSIDEGAIAPLFLALDAADSVKGKYVWYNKDIVPWDAEKPLPVV; encoded by the exons ATGGCTACAAAAGTCGCCGTAGTAACTGGAGCAAATAAAGGCATCGGTTTCGCTATAGTCCGCGGCCTTTGCAAGAAATTTGAAGGCGTAGTTTACCTAACTTCGCGAGATATCGAACGTGGTAAAAAGGCGGTTGCCGATCTCGAAAAAGAAGGTTTAAATCCTAAATACCACCAACTAGACATCACGGATAAGAAGAGTATTGAAGCTTTTAGAGAttacatcaaagaaaaatacGATGGTATAAATATCTTGGTGAATAACGCTGCTATAGCCTTCAAAAGCACTGCTACAGAGTCGGTTGCCGTTCAAGCCGAACAAACTCTGTTCGTGAATTATTTTTCATTGGTGTCAGCGTGTGAAACACTGTTCCCTATCCTGAAGAATGGCGCTAGAGTGGTAAATGTGTCCAGTTcttgcggccaactaggtttgATACCGAGTAAAGAGTTAAGAGATAAACTGAAAGACGAAAAGTTGACGATTCCAGAACTTTCCAAGTTGATGCAACAGTATGTCGATGCAGCGAAGGCAGGTACCCAAGCGACTGAATGGGGCACTTCCTCGTATGTGGTATCTAAAGTTGGTGTGTCAGCACTTAGTATTATTCAACAGAGAATGCTTGATAGCAGAG ATATAAAAGTAAATGCAGTACACCCTGGCTACGTTGACACCGACATGTCATCGCACAAAGGGCCGCTATCCATTGACGAGGGAGCTATCGCACCTCTTTTCCTGGCCCTCGATGCTGCAGACTCGGTCAAAGGCAAATACGTATGGTATAATAAGGATATTGTTCCATGGGATGCTGAAAAACCCTTGCCTGTTGTTTAA
- the LOC124643458 gene encoding histone H4 — MTGRGKGGKGLGKGGAKRHRKVLRDNIQGITKPAIRRLARRGGVKRISGLIYEETRGVLKVFLENVIRDAVTYTEHAKRKTVTAMDVVYALKRQGRTLYGFGG; from the coding sequence ATGACAGGTCGCGGAAAAGGCGGGAAAGGTTTAGGAAAAGGGGGTGCCAAACGTCACAGGAAAGTTCTTCGAGACAACATCCAGGGTATCACGAAGCCAGCCATCAGAAGATTGGCCAGAAGGGGAGGCGTTAAAAGAATATCCGGATTAATTTACGAAGAAACTCGTGGCGTTTTAAAGGTTTTCCTAGAAAATGTCATCCGAGATGCCGTGACCTACACCGAGCACGCGAAAAGAAAGACTGTGACAGCTATGGACGTTGTCTATGCTTTGAAGAGACAAGGAAGGACTCTTTATGGTTTCGGAGGCTAA
- the LOC124643406 gene encoding histone H2B-like, whose amino-acid sequence MAPVKGPKKLLKSMEKPIDKPISKSKKMKKKNYQSFSIYLYKLLRAVAKENLGISRKSMLIMNNFVNDMLEKIAEEAGRLVAHSKKTTMSSREIQAAVKLVIPGELSTHANIEAMKAISMYHKSHERDAAAKI is encoded by the coding sequence ATGGCACCAGTAAAAGGACCGAAAAAACTCCTAAAATCAATGGAGAAACCGATCGACAAACCCATTTCAAAATCGAAGAAGATGAAGAAGAAAAATTACCAGAGTTTCTCCATATATCTCTACAAGCTACTACGGGCCGTCGCGAAAGAAAACTTAGGAATATCAAGGAAGTCTATGCtgataatgaataattttgtgaaCGACATGCTGGAGAAGATTGCTGAGGAAGCAGGAAGGTTAGTGGCTCACAGTAAGAAGACGACTATGAGTAGCAGAGAAATTCAGGCAGCTGTGAAATTAGTCATACCTGGAGAATTATCAACTCACGCGAATATTGAAGCTATGAAGGCCATTAGTATGTACCATAAGAGCCACGAAAGGGATGCCGCAGCGAAAATTTAA